The Anolis carolinensis isolate JA03-04 chromosome 1, rAnoCar3.1.pri, whole genome shotgun sequence genome window below encodes:
- the LOC107983386 gene encoding zinc finger MYM-type protein 1-like gives MSSKKKPSGAFHRKRRLQHCKEDESQAKALQRFLMTSPSCETENPETTKLTESDHDDDSKILISEPLPGPSTSQDFTATSATPLAPLNIGCDITRTDTEDVDDDLLGDAVLPSTSRQTIESEQSRDPLLLLSNDCGEWPLKINDEARKLLVERGPQQVRGINFPKDINGRKFSSYHYTRKLCNGEQVNRYWLLYSVSKNAVFCFSCKIFGNAKFVFASSQGYSDWSNLGKLLTSHEKSRTHIKNRASWHELSQCLHLKKTIDAEHERLIYGESKHWQQVLKHLLCIVRFLGVQGLAFRGTKDVLFEPDNGNFLKLVEHIAQFDDPMAEHVRRVSSKETHVHYLSKNVQDEFIAFLSGKIQNNILQQLHEATYYSIILDCTPDISNTEQMTLVVRFVKCEANEDASIKEHFLGFVPVANPSGEGLTEILLKELEARHIPLKNMRGQGYDNGSAMKGKHVGVQRRILDLNPRAFYVPCGNHSLNLVVNDAALSCSIAAECFTTIQDLYNVFSSSPLRWSILLKHISTLTLKPLSNTRWESRIEALLPLRYHIEEVYDALYEASQCQKFDGYYKTRAVALLKSCKASRFCAV, from the exons ATGTCAAGCAAGAAGAAGCCATCAGGAGCATTTCATCGTAAAAGGAGATTGCAGCATTGCAAAGAAGATGAGAGTCAAGCTAAAGCATTGCAAAGGTTTTTAATGACTTCACCATCATGTGAGACAGAAAACCCAGAGACAACAAAATTGACTGAATCAGATCATGATGATGACAGCAAGATACTAATATCTGAGCCTCTACCTGGACCATCAACAAGTCAAGACTTCACTGCGACTTCAGCAACACCATTAGCACCTTTAAATATTGGTTGTGACATAACTAGGACCGACACGGAAGATGTGGATGATGATTTATTAGGAGATGCAGTCCTGCCATCTACAAGTCGGCAAACCATTGAATCT GAACAAAGCAGAGACCCATTATTATTGCTTTCAAATGACTGTGGAGAGTGGCCACTCAAAATAAATGACGAGGCACGGAAATTACTTGTTGAACGAGGACCTCAGCAAGTCAGAGGCATAAATTTTCCAAAGGACATTAATGGAAGGAAATTTTCCTCATATCATTATACAAGGAAGCTGTGCAATGGAGAGCAAGTCAACAGATATTGGCTACTGTATTCTGTATCAaaaaatgcagtgttttgtttttcttgcaaaatttttggaaatgcCAAATTTGTTTTTGCTAGTAGCCAAGGGTATTCTGACTGGAGTAACTTGGGCAAGCTTTTGACCAGTCATGAGAAATCCCGTACTCATATTAAAAACCGTGCATCTTGGCATGAACTCTCTCAATGTTTACATTTAAAGAAAACTATTGATGCAGAGCATGAAAGACTTATTTATGGTGAAAGTAAACACTGGCAGCAAGTTCTGAAACACTTGCTATGTATTGTACGGTTTTTGGGGGTTCAAGGATTGGCATTTAGAGGGACAAAAGATGTTCTATTTGAACCAGATaatggcaactttttaaaattggtAGAACATATAGCACAGTTTGATGATCCGATGGCCGAACATGTGAGAAGAGTCAGTTCCAAAGAAACACACGTTCACTATTTGAGCAAAAATGTCCAGGACGAGTTTATTGCTTTCTTGTCAGGCAAGATCCAGAATAATATTTTACAACAACTACACGAGGCAacgtattattctattatattagacTGCACTCCTGATATTAGCAACACCGAACAAATGACGTTGGTGGTAAGATTCGTTAAATGTGAAGCAAATGAAGATGCCTCAATTAAGGAACATTTTTTAGGCTTTGTTCCTGTTGCCAATCCTTCAGGTGAAGGTCTCACAGAAATATtactcaaagagttggaagcacgaCACATTCCGTTAAAAAACATGAGAGGCCAGGGCTATGATAATGGTTCTGCAATGaagggaaaacatgttggagTCCAGAGGAGGATCCTTGATTTAAATCCTAGAGCCTTTTATGTACCATGTGGAAACCACTCCCTGAACTTGGTCGTAAATGATGCAGCTCTGTCTTGCAGTATTGCAGCAGAGTGTTTCACCACCATACAAGACCTCTATAACGTTTTTTCAAGTTCTCCTCTAAGATGGAGTATTTTGTTGAAGCATATTTCAACTCTCACACTCAAACCACTCAGCAATACTAGGTGGGAAAGTAGAATCGAGGCATTGTTGCCTTTGAGGTACCATATTGAAGAAGTATATGACGCCTTATATGAAGCTTCTCAATGTCAGAAATTTGATGGATATTATAAGACCCGTGCTGTTGCTCTTCTTAAAAGCTGCAAAGCTTCACGTTTCTGTGCAGTTTAG